Within the Setaria viridis chromosome 3, Setaria_viridis_v4.0, whole genome shotgun sequence genome, the region GCTATGACCAATACAAGATAGAGTTACTCATGAAGAAAATGAGAGATTGACAAGACCTTTCACTCTAGAAGAGTTAGATGCTGCTGTAAAAGAGATTAAGAACAACACGGCCCCAGGACTAGATGGACTATCTATTGAATTTTTCAAAGCTTTCTGGCCAAAGATAAGACTTGATGTTATGGAAATGTTAGAGAACCACACAAAGGAAACCTTGATTTGAGAATACTTAACTATGGGGTGATAATTTTGATCCCAAAATTGAAATTGCCTAATAACATCAAGCAATTTAGACCCATCCGCGTGCTTAATGCGATATATAAGATTATTACCAAGGTCTTGACTTTAAGACTGATAGAGATAGCAGGAAGAATAATCAGCAAGACACAGACTACGTTTATTCCGGGGGGAATATTAATGATGGAGTTGTTATTGTACAAGAAGTGCTACATGAattgaagagaaagaaagaagaggaggtGATCCTAAAATTGGACTTTAAGAAAGCATATGGCAAAGCTAGCTGGCAGTTCTTAGAAGAGGTACTAGAGAAAAAGGGCTTCTCTGAAACTTGGATCAAATGGGTGATGCAAGCAGTGAAAGGAGGGAATGTCTGTGTTGACATCAATGGTGAGAGGGGGAATTTCTTTAGAAGCTTCAAAGGCTAGAGACAGGGTCCTGTCTCTGCTTCTTTTCAACCTGGTAGGGGATGCCTTCTCTGCCATGTTGAATTTGGCCAGCAAGAAGAGTGATGTTGCTGGTCTAGTGCCACATTTAGTAGGGGGGGGGGGCTTACACACTTGCAATACGCCGATGACCCGATTATATTCTGAAGAACAATGTGCAAAATTTGAGAAATATGAAATTCATCTTATACTGATATGAGGCTATCTTTGGAATGAAAATAAACTATAATAAAAGTGAGATTTTTGTGATAGGGTTGGAGGAATCGAAACAGGTTGAGATTGCAGAGATTTTTGGATGTAGAGTGGGAGTCCTTCCTATGATATACTTGGGCCTGCCGGTCAGTGACTGCAAGATAACCAAATCCCAATTGAGTTATACTTCTGAAAAGGTAAGGAGAAAGCTTGGTACGTGGAAAGCAGATACAATATCATCAGTAGGAAAAGCAACCTTGCTAAACTCATGTCTATCCAGTACACCTATGTACATCATGGGGTTTATCTACTGTATGAAGGAAACTACCAGGCACTGGACAAGCTTAGATCAAAATTCTTCTAGCAAGGGAGAAACAAGAAGAGGAAATATCGTATGGTGAAATGGGAAACATTAATCAGACCTAAAGAGTTTGATGGACTTGGTTTCCTAGATGTAAGGACAATGAACAAATGTTTGCTAACAAAATAGATTGACAGACTTGAGAAGAGTGATGATAGTATTTGTATAGAACTGCTAAGAAGAAAATACTTGGGGGAAAAAAGTATTTACCAAATCAGAAGATGCAATGGATCTCAGTTCTAGAAGGGGATACTTGAGATGAGATAGTGATTTCAGTAGGGTAGAGTTATGATAGTGAAGAGTGGTCAACAAACCAGATTCTGGGAGGATACATGGTATGGAGACTGTGCGCTAAAAATTGAATCCCATCAACTATACAGATTCTGCAGGGATCCACAAATATCGGTTGAGGAAGCTCTAAGGGGAGGAGTATGACGAATTGATTTGAGGAGTACACTGAACGAAGAAGAGATGCAGGAGTGGAACCGGTTGATAGAGGCTATGTCACAAAGTACCCTATGTGAGGGCAGAGATGAGAGTAACTTGGCCTTAGAGAGGTCGGGTAGATATACGACTAAATTGCTGTACAAGGAGCTGacctttggggggggggggggtcaaaGATAATATGATGATGGATATTTGGGAGTGTCAAGTCCCACTAAAAATAAAGATCTTCATGTGGATGGCGTTTCATGATAGGATCCAGTTAGCTGTTCAGCTAAAGAAGAGAAGATGGGCAGGGCTAGAAAATTGTAAACTGTGCGAAGAGTTAGAAACTACTGATCATATCCTTTTCCAATGTTCTGTAGCTAGGTTCTTGTGTGCTTTTATCAAAGAAACGCTTGGTTGGCGATCAGCCCTGAGCTCCTGTTCAAACCTGGTAGAGATAATAATGCGAGATAAAAAAGACCTCCCAAAATCAAACATGCTCTTCTTATGTGCAGGTGCGCTATGGGCGCTGTGGAAGACGAGGAACGACCTAGTGTTCAACGACAAGATTGTGGCAACACCAGTGGCAGTAATCCACAAGACGTTGGCTTTGATGACACAATGGAAGCCGCTGATAAAGGAGAAGAACCTACTGGGGATGGAGGTGATGCTCATCGAGCTCTCACAAGCATACCGCCAAGTCGCATGAAAAAGAAGTGCTGGTAGAGTTCTAATTTTGTGTAGCTGGTCGCTGGGTGATGTTGGTACTTACTGGTGCAAATGTAAACCTCTATCGTCGTACCCTTCTGGTAGACCTTTATGATCTAGAGTAGAGTCGAGTGGTGGGTGGGTAGAGTGAGTCGAGGTTGGTTCCTGTTTTGTGCCTGCTAAGGCCAATCTAGTGCTGGGGGTAGGATCCCTCTGAAAAATGTTGCTGGTAACGTGGTGCTACTGACCGAATGTAATCCGCCTACTAAGCTTTCAATAAAGCTGGGCGTAATGCCTTTGGTCTAAAAATATTTCATGCCCCTTTTATTATTATTTCTTATTTAATTTGGTCTTTGATTCAGTAGTGCTCACGTACTGGGCCTGAGCTGAACAATACAAATTTCTAAGCTAACTTTGCTTTCAGTGGGTTGAAAAGGATGCTGGTATGCATGCACGTACTGTGCTTCTCTATCCCAATCGGGTTAATTATTATATATAGATCTTGTTTCAGCTTTTCTAAACATCTAGGGCGGCCGGAAACTGAAGTTTCTGAAGGTAGGAGTAGTAGCAGGCTCCCCCTTTAGCTCACGCGGAACAGTGACGAAGCACTCCTACctcagctagctagcttgcaGGCACGCACAGCTGTTGTTTTTCTATGGCAGGTGAAAGCGACTGTATTTTATTCAACAAAATCAGCCGCAATTCGTCTCGAAAAGCTGCTACACATGCAGCTAAactatggggggaggagcatcAAGCATGCACGGCGTGCTGCTGTTTTCTAACCACAATATTGCTCAGAATTGAAAACGCCCCAACCAATTAACTATAAGGGGATCAGGCTGCCCCTTTGCCCTTTGGGAGTTAGGTGCTGTTCCCTTTAAGGAGTTTTGCGAGGATCGGATGCTGCAAATCTCGATAAACCCTTTTTAAAATTAGCATAAAATTAGATCGATCGATTAGTATAATCTTCGGCTGATGATGATGCCGTTTGTACGTCTTCTTCAACTTCTGTTGTTGCTGTTCCAGTTTGCACGCGTTCTGGCAAAGCTAGCGCTGATGCTGCGCATTATCTCATGAGATTTTTCCAGCCCTAGACTACTGTCAACGATTTCGATCGATCGATGCGTGTTATCATTGCCATCCATCACCACACCAACAATGCAAGGCCGGAGATCCAGGCCGCACGTGAAACTGAAATCTACGACCAGAACTGTAGCAACTAGCAAGTGGCAAATATGCTAGCTTAGAGATGCAGGTGCCCTCTGATAACATATGCCAGTGTGTGTGGTTTGTGTCCGATCGAGGACGATCCTTTCCACCCACCCTGCGATCCCACCCACACCCCATGTCCGGGCCAACCGAGTCTGATCCATGCAGCAACCAGCGAAGTTTCTGATTCCCGAGATCGCCGGGAAGATTTGCTCCCCCTCCAGCGATCGCCCACCCCCTCCAGCCATTTCTAAATTGATTCCCCCCTCCAGTCCCTTTTAGATAATCGTACATGCTGTCATGTATCCTCAATTCCTCATCAAACTAATCCATCATCTATCATATCATGCGCGCATCGCTTTAATTTGTTAGTTTTATTGTGTTTTGATTTGGCACTTTGGAATTCTCTTCCATGCCTTTTCACCACTTGTCTGATTGTACATTGTTACTTTGTGTTCAGTTGTTATTGTACCATCAAATGGGATGCTAGGTATGTGGTTTGATTTGACACATCAAGTATCCAAGATCCCAGACTTTTAGTTCACTTACTGGTCAAGAAGAATTTTTTAAAGGCAGCTAGCAAGCTAGCTAGGAATAATTAATATTGAAATGATGCGGCTATATTAACAGACAACTTTTTTTTACGCAGCACCTTCATAATTAATTTCTGTGCTAATTCTACGAAAATTTTTGGGTGCATTTTAATTTGCCGACAAAGATGCCCCAAGATCGTCTCCAAGAAGCCTATCAAAATCAAGGAGCACAATTAAGTTGTTTTCTCCTTTTGTTTTATTAGTGATAATGTTTGTGTGGCACATGGTGCTGATTATCTGTGCTAGTGAGCCCGGCCCATGCCACTACATGGATTAAATTAATAAATCCAATAAAATATTGTGAAAAATCTGCTGTCTCCTTTTAATTAATGGGGCTATTGGACGTGTAAGGCGATCTCTCCCTTTCACTTTAAGAGGCTTCTTTGCACCATCcatctcctcctttctttctagCGCTCCCATTTCTTGCTTCTTGGTCTTCCTCTAGGTCTAGCCGCGCGTCTACACTCCAGCTACCAAGGGGATCCATGAGTGCAAGCAACTCCGGATCCGGGGACAGCATGGAATGGGGAAGGGGAAGGTCATCTGGCTCCAGGAAGGGCAAGAGAGGCGGCAACAGCAGCTCCGACAAGCCGAGGCAGCCGCAGCGAGGGCTCGGCGTCGCGCAGCTGGAGAAGATCAGGATAGAAAGTGAGATGGCGGAGTACTTGCACCACCCTCTTGGTCAGCAGCCTCCGATCCACAGAACTGGCAGCTTCAACTTGGTAATCGCTCAGGCATATGTGATAATTTGATTCATTCGGTGGTTTTTGGTTGCTAATATAGTCACATCTACTGAAGTTCCTGATTCGATGTGATGATTTTGATTGTAATTGATTGATTGAGCAGGAAGAACTGCGCTTGTCTCACTCGCTGCCATCGTCTCCATCCTCCCCCTTCCAAGCTAATATCGGGGTTTCATCTTCCTACCCAATTCATCGTCCAAATCTTGCGGTACATCTTAAATGCGATTGTTTTTAATAATTGTTCAACCAGTGCATTAAGAACTATATGTGATCATTCAAATTAGCTTATTACCAAAACCTTGTATGTCGTTGCAATTTACATGCTATATAGGTTAATTTAGACATATATTCCATGATTAACAGGGACAAATATATGCATCCTTAATTTTTCATTTGATAACTTGGTTGGTTACTATAGTGCAACAGCAGAATGAGATGCATGAGATCAGAAAAGCTAGCAAAAAAGACAGTCTTGTTGCCCTTTTATTTTGGTGTTTGCTTTTGCAAGTACTTCTGTACTACCAAATCAAGAATGCATCATATATTACTCTTGGGCCAAGGAATGATAGATCATGAAGCCTAAAAGTTGAACAAGAATTCATAATATAATTAATCCTAGCACCAAAAGATGAACAAGAGAGTATCATTGCAGATCAAGAGATTTTATTCTGCCATGCACGTGATGGGCTTAGCCAGCTGGCTGGATATCTCACAGCAGCTGGTGCGACCTAACCTCAATCATGTGCCTTGTACGTAGATGGCTTATGGAGAGAGATCAGGAGACATAAGATATGGTGCATTTCAAACCAATAATCCAATCATCAGGTGAGTATATGTAAAAGGGGTCAAGGGAATTCATGTCTACCATCTGAACTTGTGATCATATCAGAGACGATCTAGGCACACCGATAATGCAGTAACATGTGAGCATGGATTTATTACCTATATATATGTATCTTCAGGTCACCCAATTACCATGGAGCTACGTATGGAT harbors:
- the LOC117850246 gene encoding protein SPEAR3, producing the protein MSASNSGSGDSMEWGRGRSSGSRKGKRGGNSSSDKPRQPQRGLGVAQLEKIRIESEMAEYLHHPLGQQPPIHRTGSFNLEELRLSHSLPSSPSSPFQANIGVSSSYPIHRPNLAMAYGERSGDIRYGAFQTNNPIIRSPNYHGATYGSEAHHTHPSNVTLPLFEPEESICLNRPYDLNQTVDSSNLDDQEVDLELKL